The Argentina anserina chromosome 5, drPotAnse1.1, whole genome shotgun sequence genome includes the window ACACCCACCCATATGTTTTCTTTCATTCTACATCCATAGCCTGACAGAATATCTTTGCTCTTTATTTTTACGTCTTAAAATCTTAGatctattttaaaattttcattctACAAGTCTAATTTGATCATGATTAGTTTCGTTCATTGATTTTCATAGCTTTAATTTCACGCATGATTTGATTACAAATTTTCATTGAGGAAAACTTCCATTGCTGTAACATGTCTACTTGAGACTAGTCAAGCTCAAGCTAAAATCCCAAAGTTTGGCAGCCAAATCTGCATCTTTGGCCTGATCGCTCGGTTTGGCAATGTTGCAGTCTGCAAAATATTCGCCGCTTACTCCCTTGACTTGTGGATGGAGTGCCACAAAGCATGTGGTTGCTGCGCCCTGCACAATCAATTCAAGTTCAGTATATATGGAGATTATTACGCGCTATGTTCTAACAAAAACTGAACACACAAAGATACACAAGAGCCTCTATCTAACACATGTTTGCATGCATatggaacttttttttttttttgaggtgAAGGAGGTCAGAAAACATGCACAAGGAACTTAAATGAAGTACCTGCTGAATAGATTTCATGAACGGAATGATAAATACACTCAGCACCTTCGCAATATCTGTGTCATACCAAATCAAAGAAAGTTATACCAGATCATATTATTGCAGTGCAAAGAATATAAATTATGATCATGAGCTGATTCGATAAATAACGAGTGTTTATGCATATCATAGAAACTGATCAAAGAATTTTGACGCTGCACAGAATTTCACTAAAAAAATATCGACAATTTTGAACTACGTAGAGAGGATGGAGCTTACAATACAAAATGCCATATTCAATGCGCACAATATTGGTTTGTATATATCCAGGATGAAGAGAATTAGCAGTTATCTCCGCCCCTTCTTCCTGTTCATAAGTTAGTGCTCAGTTACCTACTAGTTAACCACTACAAAATACAGCACATTTCTATGACAAAAACACATGCAATACCTTCAGACGCCTTGTAAGCTCATTAGCATGTAATATATTAGCAAGCTTGGATTGTCCATAGGCAAAATATTTGTAGTAGCTGTAAAGAAGTAGAAGCCGAATGATGTTAATTGAAACAGATACTATTTAATTAGACTGTAAATCCACAGCCAGACTATTGAAACTGTGGTTTTTTATTTGGTATCTGTGTGATATTAGATCGACACTTCGAGAGTCTAGCCTTGTGACATACACATCAAACATCGACAAGAGAGCACTACCATAACTCCTTAGATTATTGCAGCATAGCCTAAAAGGAGTAGTGACAGCTGTGATGTGCTTACCTTGATTCTTCATTAATTTTATCAAAACGAATTCCTTCACGATACACATATTGATGGAGCGTTGATGATAAGTTAACAATTCTTCCCTCTCTGTTGCTTGCTCGCGATGTGTGTTTCATGGTCTCCAACAAAAGATTTGTGAGAAGAAAGTGCCCTGCACATTGGATGCATGGTTTAACTGTTCAAGTATCAAGTAAGTCCATGAAAGTAAGTACTGTGGAAAACTGATATTATGTACTGAAGTCATGTTGAAGGCAAACAGACCTAAGTGATTAGTTGCGAAATGGAGTTCTATGTTGTCTCGAGAAAGCTTGAATGGTGTCACAACTCCTGCATTATTACTTCCAACAAAGAAGAGATTTAATTTTCCTTTATTGTCAAAGTTTGCATTTGCAATAACCAGATCGATGTTCTTTCTGTCTAGAGCTTTCTACTGCATGTATTATTTTCAAACCGCTTAAGCTTTTGCAGTCGAGTGTTGTATACAATATTAGATGCACATTTACTTGAATTTGTTCTAACATTAACAGTGACATCTGCTAAAcccaaaggaaaaagaaatgccaaaagaaaaaagagatgaATAAAAATGACTTGTGCCTATCTTACTGTTCTTACATAAGGATGTTCAATGGAAGGCCCAAGGAAATATAATCTTCTCCAAACTTTCTGACAGATGCCAATGAGCTCAGATCTAATTCCATAACATCAACTCTAGCATTGGCGATTTCTGTAAgaattgcttctttgacatttttCCCTGCACTCGTATTTCTTACTGCCATAACTACATGGACACCCCGCAATGCAAGAACGCGTGATGTCTCTAAACCAAGACCACTTGTGGCTCCTGAAATAGAACAGAAATAAGATGTTGAAACATGAAAAGAGGTCACTTATTAAGCTAGAAAAGCTCACTGCCATGGAAATTTTTAAGTTTAATAATGTCAAACATATTATAGATTCCCAATTCAAAGGTGCACGAGCAGAGTTAAACCATATATGACAGATATAATAAGCACTCCAAATGAGTGAGCAAGATCGATCTCTCTCTTTATATATACACTGGCATACTAATTAATTACACTGTATGGAAACTTTTGATTCAGTTTTTTCAATGTCAATTTCTGATCAAGCTTGTTCTCTTTAATCTTTTGGATATATGCATAAGCTTCTTCTTAGCAAACTAAACAATAATAGCATTCTTCCTGTGAACTATGGTAAACAGTAAACTTGAACTTAAAATAGAGCTCAAATGACCTGTAACAATCGCAGTAAGACCAGTTCCATGAATCCCTTTAGTAACTTCCTCTGCTGTGGAAGAGGCTGAGAACCCAGATGGCCCTTTTCTGCTAAGTAACCCCATAATTTTGCTAATTCTGCTAACGATATTGCAACACAGAGAGCTAGGATCCCTTACATaacataaaaatgataaattcTAGACCTGTACAGTTGTAATCTGTTCAAAAAATGACAGCTGATGTCAAGACAAGGGGAAAGCCCCGGATGCCTCACTAATTAAAGATACCACAGCTTACCTGTGATTGGCAGAGTATAATTGATATTTAAATACTCATGATCACTAAGCAGTGACGTTTGGGATGTTTCTCTgctaaaagaaaacaaaaacgttATCTTCAATAATGGTGATGGTGATGTACTTTTTAGCAAGATGAAGCCATTTAAAATTTGTAACAATAAATTGTGTTTATGAGTTCATTTGTCTTAGATATGGAAGGGTG containing:
- the LOC126796015 gene encoding short-chain dehydrogenase TIC 32, chloroplastic-like isoform X1; translated protein: MGLLSRKGPSGFSASSTAEEVTKGIHGTGLTAIVTGATSGLGLETSRVLALRGVHVVMAVRNTSAGKNVKEAILTEIANARVDVMELDLSSLASVRKFGEDYISLGLPLNILINNAGVVTPFKLSRDNIELHFATNHLVKPCIQCAGHFLLTNLLLETMKHTSRASNREGRIVNLSSTLHQYVYREGIRFDKINEESSYYKYFAYGQSKLANILHANELTRRLKEEGAEITANSLHPGYIQTNIVRIEYGILYYIAKVLSVFIIPFMKSIQQGAATTCFVALHPQVKGVSGEYFADCNIAKPSDQAKDADLAAKLWDFSLSLTSLK
- the LOC126796015 gene encoding short-chain dehydrogenase TIC 32, chloroplastic-like isoform X2 encodes the protein MGLLSRKGPSGFSASSTAEEVTKGIHGTGLTAIVTGATSGLGLETSRVLALRGVHVVMAVRNTSAGKNVKEAILTEIANARVDVMELDLSSLASVRKFGEDYISLGLPLNILINNAGVVTPFKLSRDNIELHFATNHLGHFLLTNLLLETMKHTSRASNREGRIVNLSSTLHQYVYREGIRFDKINEESSYYKYFAYGQSKLANILHANELTRRLKEEGAEITANSLHPGYIQTNIVRIEYGILYYIAKVLSVFIIPFMKSIQQGAATTCFVALHPQVKGVSGEYFADCNIAKPSDQAKDADLAAKLWDFSLSLTSLK